Proteins from a single region of Halalkalibaculum roseum:
- a CDS encoding CRTAC1 family protein, whose amino-acid sequence MSKVHLLLGVVVTLFIYSLAGCQSKQPVKLKDGTAEMVTRLEKLSENVNPRTNEYANLKRVEYYRSLPEPERPDRNIQYHARIAQELLYSGQTEEAIDKFKTIREALENRDLNAPQSFVTTIEELLAISYMRLGEQQNCLLNHSSSSCLIPIEGEGVHSLTEGSEKAIEAYTEILEKRPNDMASQWLLNVAYMTLGKYPDEVPNEWLIPKDVFDSDYEIGRFYDIAPDLGLAEMGLSGGSITEDFNNDGHIDIMASSWGLEDQLQYYQNNGDGTFTKKTKEAGLTGITGGLNMIHADFDNDGYADVFVLRGAWLANDGKHPNSLLHNNGDGTFSDVTENAGLLSRHPTQTAAWGDYNNDGWLDLYIGNEKTRNSYNPSELYRNNGDGTFTNVAVEVGINATGFIKGVVWGDYNNDGLQDLYVSRLGESNLLYHNDGAKGNSWSFTEVAEKAGVQEPIRSFPTWFWDYNNDGWLDIFVSGYYANAADVANEYLGKPTQATMPRLYENNHDGTFEDVTQKVKLNKVLYSMGSNYGDLDNDGYSDFYVGTGDPDFRALMPSRMFRNNAGKNFQEVTTSGGFGNIQKGHGVSFADLDHDGDQDIFMVMGGALKGDTYLNLLFENPGHDNHWLTLDLEGEASNRSAIGARIKISVEGSEGTEYEIHKTVSTGGSFGSNSLQQEIGLGDAESVRSVSITWPTTGKTQTFTDLAMDSHYKVKEGEKPINISRPTFSLRAN is encoded by the coding sequence CTACAGTTTGGCAGGGTGCCAAAGCAAACAGCCTGTTAAGTTGAAGGACGGTACTGCTGAAATGGTAACAAGACTTGAAAAACTCAGCGAAAATGTAAATCCCAGAACCAATGAGTACGCAAATCTAAAGCGAGTAGAATATTACCGGAGTCTTCCCGAGCCGGAGAGGCCCGATCGAAATATACAATATCATGCCAGAATCGCCCAGGAACTACTTTATTCCGGACAGACGGAAGAAGCCATTGATAAGTTTAAAACAATTAGGGAAGCTCTCGAAAACCGCGATCTCAATGCCCCGCAATCATTTGTTACTACTATAGAAGAACTGTTGGCTATCTCTTATATGAGGCTGGGAGAACAGCAAAACTGCCTTCTCAATCACTCCTCATCCTCCTGCCTGATACCCATTGAGGGTGAAGGAGTACACAGCCTGACCGAGGGATCAGAGAAAGCTATTGAAGCTTATACCGAGATTCTGGAAAAACGTCCGAATGACATGGCTTCGCAATGGCTGCTGAACGTGGCCTACATGACCCTGGGGAAATACCCGGATGAAGTTCCTAATGAATGGCTCATTCCTAAAGACGTTTTCGATTCAGATTACGAGATCGGTAGATTTTACGATATCGCACCCGATCTGGGACTGGCTGAAATGGGACTATCAGGTGGCAGTATTACAGAAGATTTCAACAATGACGGTCATATAGACATCATGGCTTCTTCATGGGGGCTTGAAGATCAACTACAGTATTACCAAAACAATGGTGACGGTACTTTTACCAAGAAAACAAAAGAGGCCGGTCTTACGGGAATTACCGGGGGTCTTAATATGATTCATGCTGATTTTGATAACGATGGCTATGCTGATGTATTTGTTCTACGTGGAGCATGGCTGGCGAATGACGGTAAGCATCCAAACTCACTACTTCACAACAATGGAGACGGTACCTTTTCGGATGTAACGGAAAATGCTGGTCTCCTGAGCCGACACCCTACCCAAACCGCGGCATGGGGTGATTACAACAATGACGGCTGGCTGGATCTTTATATAGGCAATGAAAAAACTAGAAACAGTTATAACCCTTCCGAGCTCTATCGAAATAATGGTGACGGTACTTTTACCAATGTAGCTGTAGAAGTCGGTATCAACGCAACAGGATTTATAAAAGGAGTAGTATGGGGCGACTATAATAATGACGGCCTTCAGGATCTATATGTATCGCGTCTTGGTGAATCCAATTTACTTTATCACAACGATGGCGCTAAAGGTAACTCTTGGTCTTTTACTGAAGTTGCTGAAAAGGCAGGTGTACAGGAACCTATCCGAAGCTTCCCCACCTGGTTCTGGGATTACAATAATGACGGCTGGCTGGATATCTTTGTCTCAGGTTATTATGCCAACGCAGCCGATGTTGCCAATGAATACCTTGGTAAACCCACCCAGGCAACTATGCCAAGACTTTATGAAAACAACCATGATGGAACATTTGAGGATGTGACTCAAAAGGTCAAACTTAACAAGGTGCTGTACAGTATGGGCAGTAATTACGGAGACCTGGATAACGACGGGTATTCTGATTTCTATGTGGGAACCGGAGATCCCGATTTCCGGGCCTTGATGCCAAGCAGGATGTTTCGCAACAATGCCGGTAAAAACTTCCAGGAAGTGACAACAAGCGGTGGTTTTGGAAATATTCAAAAGGGACACGGGGTGTCATTTGCTGATCTGGACCACGACGGAGACCAGGATATTTTCATGGTTATGGGTGGAGCACTCAAGGGAGATACCTATCTCAATCTATTATTTGAGAACCCGGGTCATGACAATCACTGGCTCACATTGGATCTTGAGGGGGAAGCCTCCAATAGATCCGCAATAGGTGCTCGAATCAAGATAAGCGTGGAAGGCAGTGAAGGTACAGAATATGAAATTCACAAGACCGTCTCTACCGGAGGCAGTTTCGGTTCCAATTCTCTTCAACAGGAAATAGGGCTTGGAGATGCAGAGTCTGTCCGTTCTGTCTCAATAACCTGGCCTACAACAGGTAAGACGCAGACTTTTACCGATTTAGCAATGGATAGTCATTACAAGGTAAAAGAAGGTGAGAAACCAATAAATATATCTCGACCGACTTTTTCCTTAAGGGCCAATTAA